From a single Nicotiana tomentosiformis chromosome 2, ASM39032v3, whole genome shotgun sequence genomic region:
- the LOC138905479 gene encoding uncharacterized protein, producing MPVDALYNRYSGTNGISFTTFQLTGGAFRWWKTYERSRPVGAAPLSWHEFSVLFLETFMPQTRREELHRQFEYIRQEDLSVTQYEMQFSESVRHALWLVPSERDKIRRFINGLN from the coding sequence atgCCAGTGGATGCTttgtacaacaggtattctggaacCAATGGAATCTcatttactactttccagctgacCGGAGgtgccttcagatggtggaagacttatgagaggagtagaccagttggtgcagcaccactttcatggcatgagttctccgtattattcCTGGAAACGTTTATGCCACAGACCCGCAGAGAGGAACTACACAGGCAGTTCGAGTATATACGTCAAGAGGAcctgtctgtgacccagtatgagatgcagTTTTCAGAATCGGTTCGTCATGCACTTTGGTTGGTACCTAGTGAAAGGGAcaagatcaggaggttcataaaTGGCCTCAACTAG